The following are encoded together in the Lathyrus oleraceus cultivar Zhongwan6 chromosome 3, CAAS_Psat_ZW6_1.0, whole genome shotgun sequence genome:
- the LOC127132326 gene encoding piezo-type mechanosensitive ion channel homolog isoform X3 encodes MVRFIPGFALPIILLTASILNWSLMSLADLIAFLFIQYTALRKGSRFHQQSLISWSVLILSSLTLLSHAIFHVVLAIEGDHWSTADAQWAQLIGFIRVQSWRTLPIDYFLVMQVLATFLSLIEIYGNGCGQDAWRKFYSGHLCSSSPRIGSHLKGLCVLLMPAIQLIAGISHASWVSLPFFICSSIGLVDWSWTSNYIGIFRWWRYLLYYAGFNIILLYIYQLPIEFPETIRSIFYHFGLFKLSTKSEWSEVCSALSLLLFYITLSWIRNELAEMKIITSTRENDLTEELLPTRRSLFVHEYRFGVRHRSFILQGAISQTFSINFLAYGFPISLLVLSFWSFHFASLCSFGLLAYVGYILYAFPSMFRLQQLNGMLLVFILLWAASTYIFNVALTVSNNKSPKLQDMKIWETIGLWHYPIPAYYLLAQFGLGFLVAVCNLVNNSVLLCITDQGQLTADESVVEEEEDTTVLVVATIAWGLRKCSHVIILTLIFLIAIRPGLFHAVYMIFFLIYLLSNAINSKLRQAVILLCEAQFALQFILRLDLISKHLDQKGSYAFQILSQLGMLNHIHSVDFFKISIVACFCAIHNHGLQTLLTFSAIVRHTSCPPVGFNILRAGLIKPVCLSGYSPRSSEGQGTHERKTISYLKVIRQKFLSAYRSCGKYIAFLTILLSVYLCTPNYASFGYLFFLLLWISGRQVVGKTRKHLWFPMKLYAIFVFFSIYSVGVFSSSKIWFPGIIGFQTAFGYDPEASVLQNIWEPLAVLVVMQLYSYERRQSKSSGSSNYDAPEIRPFPFTRRLLVRHTDKILYFALIYASISPISAFGFLYLVGLLNFLRLPKSSQIPAKVFLVYSGLLIMVEYLFQMWGDQAKMFPGQDHSQLSLLMGLQLYKPGFKGLESGLRGKVVVIVACILQYNVFRWLEKMQFVNGNGDRWNEPCSLFSPVDDPNETPSSPTIKRGTRSRSWPTINSVLSLGLDSAQRDGVKKNQLLHFWGSSKDSLKWNRKRLLFLRKERLEMQKTVLKVSLTFWIENMFNLFGLEINMIVLLLASFAVLNAISLLYIASLAACVFLHRLLIKKLWPVFVFLFASIITIEYLAIWMHLAFVHQQIGEQVPCRDCWRVSDIYFSYCKRCWLGIIVDDPRMLISYYGVFMFSCFKFRADQASTLNGLEMYQKILSQWKSASVLSDLSFETKGYWTILDHLRLYGYCHLLDFVLSLILITGTLEYDMLHFGYLGFALVFFRMRLKILKKGNQIFRYLRMYNFVVIVLSLAYQSPFVGDFSEIKSGYIERINELVGFHKYDYGFRITSRSSFVEIIIFMLVSLQSYMFSFPEFVYVSKYLEKEQIGAILRQQEKKAAWKTAQLQHTRKTAVLKHARSLQVEKMKSEMLNLQDQLHNMSTDANCSNASLEIDGLRERGNSSLDFHRESEFWKKDLDINTESTVPNNVNQSLLSEKSARPLAPEYWKHPIDSPHGIVDVKDRTEHNGDFDLKIRNRYKLRVRKNALVSAVHFIGKGVSQVQSLGNMAVSNLMNYLKIEHEELESTDDSSDDEEYYEIENQNTGAEPLESTFSLHSVNDHTGPDTAYLQIGIIFRCMWSRMRSNNDVVCYCCFILIYLWSFSLLSVVYLAALFLYALCQNTGPGYIFWVTMLIYTEMCILLQYLYQIIIQHTEFEFHVSLLQELGFPAKKITSSFVTNNLPYFLVYIFTLLQTSITVKDGGWTIAADSSFSKRRNQNFIEDVNCSTFQDRLERLFLPLKNLLKRLVRSLCRYWRSLTWGAETPPYFVQLSMEVNMWPEEGIQPKKIESRINKSLKILHNRRCREDKLFKLHSASRVRVQSIEKSEENENLCLIVFEVLYASPSIEFTAEEWYSSLTPAEDVSNEIRKAQHIGIFKEIGFPYRIISIIGGGKREIDLYAYIFGADLAVFFLIAIFYESVMKANSEFLEVYQFEDQFPEDFVSVLMVVFFLIVLDRIIYLCSFATGKVIFYLFNLVLFTYSITKYAWDMDPLHRYSGRLAIRAIYFTKAISLVLQAMQIHFGIPHKSTLYRQFLTSSVSRVYVLGFRLYRAIPFLYELRCVLDWSCTTTSLTMYDWLKLEDIHASLFLVKCDVVLNRASHQQGQKQTKMTKFCGGICLFFVLMCVIWTPMLMYSSGNPTNIANPIKDASVRIDIKTLSGRLTLFETTLCEKISWERLEARASLDPLGYLSAYNGNDIQLICCQSDASRLWQVPPIVQARFMKSLRWNMDITFYWEFTRDRPKGKEVVKYELTIQEQDLPTSYEVARVFNGTSNSFPVFNIYPRYFRVTGSGDVRSLEQSVELVSGDLVLNRGDPEWWSFYDLDISDSHGCGKFPGPMAIIVSEETPQGIIGETLSKFSIWGLYITFVLAVGRFIRLQCSDLRMRIPFENLPSCDRLMAICEDIYAARAEGELEVEEILYWTLVKIYRSPHMLLEYTQAE; translated from the exons ATGGTTAGGTTTATACCTGGATTCGCTCTACCTATCATTCTCCTTACAG CATCTATACTTAACTGGAGTTTGATGTCTTTGGCTGACCTAATAGCATTCCTATTCATTCAGTACACCGCTCTTAGAAAAG GATCTCGTTTCCATCAACAATCTTTGATATCATGGTCTGTTCTTATATTATCCTCATTGACGCTGCTCTCACATGCCATATTCCATGTTGTATTGGCCATCGAGGGGGATCACTGGAGTACTGCTGATGCTCAGTGGGCTCAGCTAATTGGATTTATAAG AGTGCAGTCTTGGAGGACTTTGCCGATTGACTATTTTTTGGTCATGCAAGTATTAGCAACCTTTCTTTCTCTAATTGAAATATATGGAAATGGATGTGGTCAAGATGCATGGAGAAAATTTTATTCAGGGCATCTATGCTCTTCCTCTCCGCGAATAG GATCTCATCTCAAGGGATTGTGTGTTTTATTGATGCCTGCTATTCAACTAATTGCTGGGATTAGTCATGCATCTTGGGTTTCCTTGCCTTTTTTCATTTGCAGCAGTATTGGGCTAGTAGATTGGTCTTGGACAAGCAATTATATAGGTATCTTTCG GTGGTGGAGATACCTTCTATATTATGCTGGCTTCAATATCATTTTGCTGTACATATACCAACTTCCTATTGAATTCCCAGAGACCATTAGGTCGATATTTTACCACTTTGGGCTATTCAAACTTTCTACAAAATCAGAATGGTCAGAAGTTTGTTCTGCTCTTTCACTTCTACTTTTCTACATTACG CTATCTTGGATCAGAAATGAGCTAGCCGAAATGAAAATCATCACATCAACAAGAGAAAATGATTTGACTGAGGAACTTCTTCCCACAAGACGGTCTCTCTTTGTTCATGAATACAG GTTTGGCGTGAGGCATAGAAGTTTCATATTGCAAGGAGCTATTTCTCAGACGTTTAGTATTAACTTTCTAGCATATGGTTTTCCG ATTTCCTTGCTGGTTCTTTCATTCTGGAGTTTCCACTTTGCAAGTCTCTGCTCATTTGGGTTGCTTGCTTATGTGGGATACATCTTGTATGCCTTCCCTTCCATGTTTCGATTGCAGCAGCTGAATGGCATGCTTCTTGTTTTCATTCTTCTTTGGGCAGCTAGCACATATATCTTCAACGTGGCACTCACTGTCTCCAATAACAAATCACCGAAG TTGCAGGATATGAAAATATGGGAAACTATAGGCTTGTGGCATTACCCTATCCCGGCATACTATTTGCTTGCACAATTTGGTCTTGGTTTTCTTGTTGCTGTGTGCAATCTTGTAAACAATTCAGTGTTATTGTGCATTACTGATCAAGGACAATTAACAGCTGATGAATCTGTTGTGGAAG AGGAAGAAGACACCACAGTTTTAGTTGTGGCTACAATAGCATGGGGACTACGCAAGTGCTCACATGTTATAATTTTAACATTGATATTTCTTATTGCAATAAGACCCGGTCTTTTTCATGCTGTTTATA TGATTTTCTTTTTAATTTATCTTTTAAGCAATGCAATCAACAGCAAATTACGGCAAGCTGTTATCCTTTTATGTGAGGCGCAATTTGCACTTCAGTTCATTCTTCGGCTTGATTTGATCTCCAAACATTTAGACCAGAAAGGTTCATATGCTTTTCAAATTCTCTCACAATTAG GCATGCTTAATCATATCCATTCAGTGGATTTCTTCAAAATATCGATTGTTGCCTGCTTTTGTGCAATTCATAATCACGGGCTTCAAACACTTCTTACATTTTCAGCTATTGTGCGACACACATCTTGCCCACCAGTCGGGTTTAACATTTTGAGAGCTGGCTTGATCAAACCTGTCTGTTTATCGGGTTATAGTCCAAGATCTAGTGAAGGCCAGGGAACTCATG AGAGGAAGACCATATCATATTTGAAGGTTATAAGGCAGAAGTTCCTTTCTGCTTATCGGTCATGTGGTAAATACATTGCCTTCCTGACAATTCTCCTCAGTGTATACCTATGCACACCAAACTATGCTTCATTTGGTTACTTATTCTTTCTTCTACTGTGGATAAGTGGAAGGCAAGTTGTAGGGAAAACAAGAAAGCATCTCTGGTTTCCTATGAAATTGTATGCTATATTTGTGTTTTTCTCAATTTACAGCGTTGGTGTCTTTTCCAGCTCAAAGATATGGTTTCCTGGGATCATTGGTTTTCAAACTGCCTTTGGCTATGACCCAGAAGCTTCAGTGTTACAAAACATTTGGGAACCCTTGGCTGTTTTGGTAGTGATGCAGCTGTATAGCTATGAAAGGAGGCAGAGCAAAAGTTCTGGGTCTAGTAACTATGATGCACCTGAAATAAGACCTTTTCCTTTTACCAGACGTCTGTTGGTCAGGCATACTGATAAGATACTATATTTTGCCCTGATTTATGCATCTATATCACCTATAAGTGCATTTGGTTTCCTGTATCTTGTTGGTTTACTTAACTTCTTAAGATTACCAAAGTCTTCTCAGATCCCTGCAAAAGTATTTCTAGTTTATTCAGGACTTCTTATAATGGTGGAATATCTTTTCCAGATGTGGGGAGATCAAGCTAAGATGTTTCCTGGCCAAGATCACTCTCAGTTATCCTTACTTATGGGTTTACAGCTGTATAAGCCTGGTTTTAAAGGTTTAGAGTCAGGGTTGAGGGGAAAGGTTGTGGTTATTGTAGCATGTATACTTCAATACAATGTTTTTCGTTGGTTGGAAAAGATGCAATTTGTTAACGGAAATGGAGATAGATGGAACGAGCCTTGTTCTCTATTCAGTCCAGTTGATGATCCTAATGAAACTCCTAGTTCACCAACAATTAAAAGAGGTACAAGAAGTCGTTCATGGCCAACAATTAATTCTGTATTATCCCTAGGGCTAGATTCAGCGCAAAGAGATGGAGTAAAAAAAAATCAACTTTTACATTTCTGGGGGAGTTCAAAGGATAGCTTGAAGTGGAACAGAAAGCGGCTTCTTTTCTTGAGAAAAGAGAGGCTGGAAATGCAGAAGACTGTTTTAAAAGTATCTTTGACGTTCTGGATAGAGAACATGTTCAATTTATTTGGTCTTGAAATCAACATGATTGTTTTGCTTCTTGCTAGCTTTGCTGTGTTGAATGCCATCTCCTTGCTCTATATAGCATCACTTGCTGCTTGTGTTTTTCTACATCGGCTACTCATTAAAAAGTTATGGCCTGTTTTTGTTTTTCTATTTGCTTCTATCATCACTATTGAGTACTTGGCTATCTGGATGCATCTTGCTTTCGTGCACCAACAGATTGGCGAACAAGTACCATGCCGTGACTGTTGGAGAGTATCAGATATATATTTCAGTTACTGCAAAAGGTGTTGGCTAG GAATTATTGTTGATGATCCTCGTATGCTTATTAGCTATTATGGGGTTTTCATGTTTTCATGTTTCAAATTCCGGGCTGATCAGGCATCTACTCTCAATGGATTAGAGATGTATCAGAAAATACTGTCGCAATGGAAGTCTGCATCTGTACTGAGTGATCTTTcttttgaaacaaaaggatattGGACAATTCTTGACCACTTGAGGCTTTATGGTTATTGTCACTTGTTAGATTTCGTTCTTTCATTAATTTTGATTACAGGAACTCTTGAATATGACATGCTGCATTTTGGCTATCTTGGTTTTGCTCTAGTTTTCTTCCGAATGAGGCTAAAAATACTAAAGAAAGGAAATCAAATCTTTAGGTACTTAAGGATGTACAACTTCGTTGTTATCGTCCTGTCTCTTGCATATCAATCTCCTTTTGTTGGTGACTTTAGTGAGATCAAAAGTGGTTACATAGAACGGATAAATGAATTGGTTGGATTTCACAAATATGATTATGGTTTTCGAATTACATCAAGATCATCATTTGTGGAAATCATCATATTCATGTTAGTATCACTACAGTCATACATGTTCTCATTTCCAGAATTTGTTTATGTATCAAAATACCTTGAGAAAGAACAGATCGGTGCTATACTGCGGCAACAAGAGAAGAAAGCTGCTTGGAAGACTGCTCAGTTACAGCACACACGTAAAACTGCAGTGCTGAAGCATGCCCGAAGCTTGCAGGTGGAAAAGATGAAATCAGAGATGCTAAACCTTCAAGACCAGCTCCATAATATGAGCACTGATGCAAACTGTAGTAACGCTTCTCTCGAAATAGATGGCCTACGAGAAAGAGGAAATTCTTCCTTAGATTTTCATAGGGAAAGCGAATTCTGGAAGAAAGACCTTGATATAAATACCGAGTCAACAGTCCCAAATAATGTGAATCAATCTCTATTGAGTGAAAAATCTGCAAGGCCACTGGCACCAGAATATTGGAAGCATCCAATTGATTCACCTCATGGAATTGTTGACGTAAAGGATAGAACTGAACACAATGgtgattttgatttaaaaataagGAACCGTTATAAACTTCGAGTCAGGAAAAATGCTTTAGTTTCAGCTGTACATTTCATAGGAAAAGGAGTATCTCAGGTGCAGTCACTTGGAAATATGGCAGTTAGCAATCTAATGAACTATCTGAAGATAGAACATGAAGAACTAGAGTCAACTGACGATTCATCTGATGATGAGGAGTACTATGAGATTGAGAATCAGAATACTGGTGCAGAACCTCTGGAGTCTACATTTTCCTTACACTCTGTCAATGATCATACTGGGCCTGATACTGCTTATCTTCAAATTGGCATTATTTTCCGTTGCATGTGGTCCCGAATGAGGTCGAATAATGATGTTGTTTGCTATTGCTGCTTCATTCTAATATATCTATGGTCCTTCAGTTTACTTTCTGTGGTCTACCTAGCAGCTCTCTTTTTATATGCTCTCTGTCAAAATACTGGTCCCGGTTACATATTTTGGGTTACTATGCTGATATACACTGAGATGTGCATTTTGCTTCAATATTTGTATCAAATCATTATTCAACACACCGAGTTTGAATTCCACGTGAGCTTACTTCAAGAATTGGGGTTCCCTGCGAAAAAAATAACATCATCTTTTGTTACAAACAACTTACCATATTTTCTAGTATATATATTCACTCTCTTGCAAACCTCCATAACTGTGAAAGACGGTGGTTGGACAATCGCTGCAGATTCCAGCTTTAGTAAGAGAAGAAATCAAAACTTCATAGAGGATGTAAACTGCTCCACCTTCCAAGATAGATTAGAGAGATTATTCCTACCACTGAAAAATCTACTGAAACGGTTGGTCAGAAGCCTCTGTAGGTACTGGAGATCATTAACTTGGGGTGCAGAAACACCCCCGTACTTTGTGCAGCTGTCTATGGAAGTTAATATGTGGCCTGAAGAGGGAATTCAGCCAAAGAAAATCGAATCAAGAATAAATAAGTCACTGAAGATATTGCACAATAGAAGATGCAGAGAGGATAAACTTTTCAAGTTGCACTCAGCAAGTAGGGTTCGTGTACAGAGCATAGAAAAAAGTGAAGAGAATGAAAACTTGTGTCTTATTGTTTTTGAGGTGTTATATGCCTCCCCTTCAATTGAGTTTACTGCTGAAGAATGGTATAGCTCATTAACTCCAGCAGAGGATGTATCCAATGAGATTCGTAAAGCTCAACACATTGGTATTTTCAAAGAAATTGGGTTTCCATATCGAATAATTTCCATCATTGGTGGTGGGAAAAGGGAAATAGATCTGTACGCCTACATCTTTGGGGCTGATTTAGCTGTTTTCTTCTTAATAGCCATATTTTATGAATCAGTTATGAAAGCTAACAGTGAGTTTCTTGAAGTCTACCAGTTTGAAGATCAGTTCCCAGAAGATTTTGTATCGGTTCTCATG GTTGTCTTTTTCTTGATCGTGCTGGATCGAATTATATACCTCTGTTCATTTGCAACAGGAAAAGTTATTTTCTATTTATTCAACCTTGTTCTCTTCACATATTCAATCACAAAATATGCTTGGGACATGGATCCTTTGCACAGATACTCTGGAAGATTAGCAATTCGTGCCATTTATTTTACAAAAGCAATTTCACTGGTTTTGCAAGCAATGCAAATTCATTTTGGGATTCCACACAAAAGCACTTTGTACAGGCAGTTTTTGACAAGTAGTGTTTCACGAGTTTATGTTTTGGGGTTTCGACTTTATCGAGCTATACCTTTCCTCTATGAATTGAGATGTGTGCTAGATTGGTCTTGCACGACAACATCTTTGACTATGTATGACTGGCTAAAG CTGGAAGATATTCATGCAAGCTTGTTTCTTGTCAAATGCGATGTGGTTTTGAATAGAGCCAGCCACCAACAAGGACAAAAACAGACAAAAATGACAAAGTTCTGCGGTGGGATATGTTTATTCTTTGTTTTAATGTGTGTTATATGGACTCCGATGCTG ATGTACAGTAGCGGTAACCCAACAAACATTGCAAATCCGATCAAAGATGCCAGTGTTCGGATTGATATAAAGACATTAAGTGGGAGGTTGACATTGTTTGAGACTACTTTGTGTGAAAAGATATCTTGGGAAAGGCTTGAAGCTCGTGCAAGTTTGGATCCTCTGGGTTATCTTAGTGCATACAATGGCAACGACATTCAATTAATTTGCTGCCAATCAGATGCAAGTAGATTGTGGCAAGTCCCACCTATTGTGCAGGCTAGATTTATGAAGTCCCTTAGGTGGAATATGGACATTACTTTCTATTGGGAATTTACCAGAGATAGGCCTAAAGGAAAGGAAGTAGTGAAATATGAATTAACAATACAGGAGCAGGATCTTCCCACATCTTATGAAGTGGCCAGAGTCTTCAATGGTACTTCCAATAGTTTCCCGGTATTCAATATTTATCCCAGATATTTTCGGGTCACAGGCTCCGGAGATGTGCGGTCTCTAGAACAGTCG GTCGAGCTGGTTAGTGGGGATCTTGTCCTTAACCGCGGGGATCCAGAGTGGTGGTCTTTCTATGATCTCGACATCTCAGATTCACATGGATGTGGGAAGTTCCCGGGACCAATGGCTATAATTGTATCCGAAGAGACCCCTC AGGGCATTATCGGTGAAACTCTAAGCAAGTTCAGCATTTGGGGACTTTACATCACGTTTGTGCTTGCAGTTGGACGTTTTATCAGATTACAATGCTCTGATTTACGAATGAGAATTCCTTTTGAGAACCTTCCTTCTTGTGACAG ATTGATGGCAATATGTGAAGATATATATGCTGCAAGAGCAGAAGGAGAGCTTGAAGTGGAAGAGATTCTGTATTGGACGCTTGTTAAAATCTACCGCTCTCCACACATGTTGTTAGAGTATACCCAGGCTGAATAA